The genomic DNA AACAGGAAAAAGTATAGTTTAAGAATAGAACTGATGAGAAAACTATCCATGAAGTTCATAGGATAGTGGGTTTTGATATTTGGCAAGGTGATTGGGCCATTGCCTTAGGTAGGAGTTGAATCACCTAACAAGTGTATTTTGTGCGCAGCTAAATGCGCGGCGGTACGGCTCCGCTGTCGCTCCTCCGCCTAAAATACTAGCCTTGATGAAATAAAAACTACGCCGCATTTTCGGCCAGCGTTGCCGCTAGCCTCCACTTAAGGCGCTTTCTGGGCGACTTTCAGCAACTTCTCGGTGACTGCGGCTAGGCCGACTTTGGGGGCGTTTTGCAGGCTGTACCACAGCTCTTGCTCGTTCTCTCTCACTGCCGAATTAGGCGCCTCGCTGAGTTCAATCAACGAGGGTTGAATATCTAAATGATAGTGGCTAAAGGTATGGCGCAGCGGCGCTAGCTCGTAAATAGCATCGTAACTTAGCTGCTGCTGTTCTAACCATTGGCTAATGCTGTCTTCTGGGGTGATCTCTGGAAAACAATATAGGCCGCCCCATAGCCCTTGCATCGGCCGTTGCACCAATAAATATTGTTGTTGCCAGCGTAAGATAAGCATTTGCACCGGCTTGGCTGGCAGCACTTTTTTCGGTTTTTTACCGGGAAAGTCGGCTTGGCGCTGGTATTTAAATGCTAAGCAATCCTCGGCCACTGGGCAGGCTTGGCACTTAGGTTTGCTGCGAGTACAAATCATCGAACCTAGGTCCATCATCGCTTGGTTATAGGCCGCGGTTTGCTCGCTGGGGGTATTGGTTTCGGCCAGTTGCCATAGCTGTTGTTCTACGGCTTTTTTGCCCGGCCAGCCGCTAATCGCCTGATGGCGCGCCAATACCCGTTTTACATTACCATCTAAAATCGGCTGCGCTTGGCCTAAGGCTAAAGACAAAATCGCCCCAGCGGTGGAGCGGCCAATGCCCGGTAAGTCAACCAGTGCATCTAGCTGCTCGGGAAATTGCCCCTGATGACGGCTTACCACTAATTGGGCGGCCTTATGTAGGTTGCGGGCTCGGGCGTAATAGCCTAGGCCCGTCCAAAGGTGCAGCACTTCATCGGTATCGGCTTCGGCCAAGCTGCTTACCGTGGGGAAGCGTGCCATAAACCGTTCAAAGTAGGGGATCACCGTAGCCACTTGGGTTTGCTGGAGCATGATTTCTGAGAGCCACACTTTGTAGGGGCTTTTATTTTGTTGCCAAGGTAGGTGTTTGCGCCCAGCTTGGTGGTACCAAGCCACTACGCGGCTGGCAAAATCATTTTGTGGTGTTGTCATGCGTTGTGTTTAACTTAAGTAATGGGTGGGCAGTGAGGTAGTGGATTTCATCATTTCCATGGAAAAGGCCGAACTCACATCGGTAAAGGCCAGTCGCTCAATCAGTTGTTTATAGACTTTGTCGTAATCTTCGATGCTGGGCACAACTACCTGTAATAAGTAGTCGACACTGCCGCTCATGCGGTGGGCTTCGATGATTTCTGGGATTTCTTGAATGGTTTGTTTGAATTGATCTAACCATTGCTGGTTGTGCTGCGAGGTGCGAACACTAACAAATACCGTGACCCCAAGATTGAGTTTGTTGCGATCGAGCAATGCTACCTTATGGCGAATAAATCCGGCTTGCTCTAGCTTTTGAATGCGCCGCCAGCAAGGCGTGGCAGACAGACCAACCCGTTCGGCGATGTCATTTAGTGGCATGCTCACATCGCGCTGTAGCAAATCGAGTATTAACTTATCTTTACTATCGAGTTTCATTTTTTAGTTTTAGCTCAATCTTGAGTGAGATTTACTATTTTCTAGTGCTTAGGCCGAAGAAACAAGCTTTAACTCGCCGAGTTAAACTTTTCACCTAACAGACTTTGTTCTAGCCAGAGTGCCTTGGTGGGGTTAAAGCCGCCCTGGGCCAACAATTCGGCTTCACTAAGCTGGCCTTGCAAGTGTTTAATGATCAGGCTAGTGGAACGTTGATTAGCCAGTAACCAGCAATCACTCTCATGGTATTCACCTTGGTTTTGCGGTTCGTCATTGAGTAATACCGGCATAAAACGCCAGGCTTGTCCGGGAATGTAGTGGCCCTGTAGCTGCAACTGTTGTGACCCTTGCTGAACTCGCACTTGATGGTAGATCCCTGCTGCGCCACCTAGCGTAAAATCGATGTTAATACGGTGTTCACCACAGGCCAATTCCAGCTTCAGCTCTTGTTCGTTGGTTTGTTTACTTAGTTGCCGAGGTTCGCCCAACAAGTGCAGTAACCAAGACAGCGGGTGGCTGGCGGTTTCTAAAAACCATTGCTCTAAATTAAACTTAAGTGGCAAGTTTACTTGCGAGCTAAGTTGCACCCTTACTGGCCCCTGTGTTGGCTGAATCAGCCGATTTATTAATTGGGCGCTTTCCAGCTGGTTAAAGGCGTAGTTCACCCACAAACGCTTCGGCCAGTTTGCCGGTAGCTGGTTGGCCGATAGGCCTAACAACGGTTTTTCGCAGATAATCGCCTGCTGGGAAAAATGCTCAATTACCTGCATATGGCTTATTGCAGGCGTGGCAATAATCACCAAGTCGACTTCTGGAACCTGCGTTAAAGACTGGCAAGCATGAGCAATATTAAGCTGTTGGGCTAAGCTTTGGGCGCGTGGTAGATCAACATCCACCAATGCACTTAGCTCTAGGCCACTTTGCTGCAGTGCAGCTAGGTGCACCATGCCCCAATTACAGCCAACAATGGCAGCTTTTGTGATTGGTTTAGTTTGCGACAACACCAACTCCTAAGGATTAACTTTGGCAGCCACTACAATGAAGCGAGCGCCTTCATCGCCGGCTTTTACAAAGTGGCTTTGTCCGGGGTGGATGCAATGCGAATCACCCACTTGCAGTACTTGGGTGCATTGTTGCTGGTCGTGTATCACGGTAACGTGTAGCTCGCCACTGAGTAGGTAATACACTTCTTCGGTAGAGGTGTGCTGGTGTAGGCCAATACTGGCATTGGGCTCTAGGTGAGAATCCATCACCAGCTCTAGGCCGCTGCTGAGTATGTTCTCCGCCTTGTCTGGTTCTTCACTGTAAATCCAAGTGCCATCGAGACGCCCTTCACCTTGCATGCCCTGTGGGGCGCTGGGGTTGGGGTGGGCAGGTTGGTAAACCACCGTGGCCATCTTCTCGCCATGCTTAAAACTGTAACCTTCACCGAGGTAGAGCGGTGCTTCGCCTTGGTGAAAATCACTATCTTTGAATATTCTTGAAGAGGGCTTATACGACATATTATGAAGCTCCTAGCAGTTTGTACCAGTGTAAAATATTTGCCGCCGAGAAGCAGCCATTCAGCCAACAAAATTGAGGCTCTTGGTTCAGCTTAAGTTTTTTCGTTGAAAAAGCATCTGATACCGCCTGCTTCGCGCCTTGAAAGCTTGCACAAACCCAAGAACTTTGGATAATGCCAGCCCTGTTCTACATTTAGAATGTCCCTGCAACGTCGAGTCTGGAAATATCATGAGCGAGCAAGAGCAAAACCAAGCGCCTGAGGCTTCATCAGAGCAAGCAGAAGATAAGCGTCTTCGTAAGATCCGTAGCTTTGTTAAACGCGAAGGTCGGCTAACTAAACGCCAAGAAAAGGCGCTGAGTGAATTTTGGCCACAAATGGGCTTAGATTATCAAAGCGAAAACTACTCGTTGGCGACAGTATTTGGACGCGAAGCTAAAACCGTATTAGAAATTGGTTTTGGTATGGGGGCTTCTTTGGTAGAAATGGCTAGCAAGGCACCCGAGACTAACTTCATTGGTATTGAAGTGCATCGCCCGGGTGTGGGTGCGTGTATGGCCGACGCAGTGGAAGCAGGCATTAGCAACTTACGGGTATTTGAGCACGATGCGGTAGAAGTGCTTAACGACAGCATTCCCGACAATAGCCTAGACACCGTGCAGCTGTTTTTCCCCGACCCATGGCATAAGTCGCGCCACCATAAGCGCCGTATTGTTCAGCCTGAGTTTGTTGAATTACTGCGTAAGAAGCTCAAGGTGGGTGGGGTTTTCCACATGGCTACCGACTGGGAAAACTATGCCGAACACATGTTAGAAGTGATGCAGGCGGCGCCGGGTTACCAAAATACCTCTAGCACTAACGACTATGTGCCGCGCCCTGATTGGCGTCCGCTGACTAAGTTTGAAAATCGTGGCCATCGTTTAGGCCACGGAGTGTGGGATTTGATATTTGAGCGTATCGACTAAGCTCAGTCGGTAAAGCAAGTGAGAAGGTCGTTTAGAAATAAACGGCCTTTTTTTGTGACTTGCCAATGCTGCTCGCTTTCTTCTAGCAGGCCTTGTCGCTTAGCCTGTTTAATCGGCTGTTCAATGGTCGATAAGGGCAGGCCGCTT from Agarivorans gilvus includes the following:
- the mutY gene encoding A/G-specific adenine glycosylase, with amino-acid sequence MTTPQNDFASRVVAWYHQAGRKHLPWQQNKSPYKVWLSEIMLQQTQVATVIPYFERFMARFPTVSSLAEADTDEVLHLWTGLGYYARARNLHKAAQLVVSRHQGQFPEQLDALVDLPGIGRSTAGAILSLALGQAQPILDGNVKRVLARHQAISGWPGKKAVEQQLWQLAETNTPSEQTAAYNQAMMDLGSMICTRSKPKCQACPVAEDCLAFKYQRQADFPGKKPKKVLPAKPVQMLILRWQQQYLLVQRPMQGLWGGLYCFPEITPEDSISQWLEQQQLSYDAIYELAPLRHTFSHYHLDIQPSLIELSEAPNSAVRENEQELWYSLQNAPKVGLAAVTEKLLKVAQKAP
- a CDS encoding cupin domain-containing protein, whose protein sequence is MSYKPSSRIFKDSDFHQGEAPLYLGEGYSFKHGEKMATVVYQPAHPNPSAPQGMQGEGRLDGTWIYSEEPDKAENILSSGLELVMDSHLEPNASIGLHQHTSTEEVYYLLSGELHVTVIHDQQQCTQVLQVGDSHCIHPGQSHFVKAGDEGARFIVVAAKVNP
- a CDS encoding Lrp/AsnC family transcriptional regulator, translated to MKLDSKDKLILDLLQRDVSMPLNDIAERVGLSATPCWRRIQKLEQAGFIRHKVALLDRNKLNLGVTVFVSVRTSQHNQQWLDQFKQTIQEIPEIIEAHRMSGSVDYLLQVVVPSIEDYDKVYKQLIERLAFTDVSSAFSMEMMKSTTSLPTHYLS
- the trmB gene encoding tRNA (guanosine(46)-N7)-methyltransferase TrmB, encoding MSEQEQNQAPEASSEQAEDKRLRKIRSFVKREGRLTKRQEKALSEFWPQMGLDYQSENYSLATVFGREAKTVLEIGFGMGASLVEMASKAPETNFIGIEVHRPGVGACMADAVEAGISNLRVFEHDAVEVLNDSIPDNSLDTVQLFFPDPWHKSRHHKRRIVQPEFVELLRKKLKVGGVFHMATDWENYAEHMLEVMQAAPGYQNTSSTNDYVPRPDWRPLTKFENRGHRLGHGVWDLIFERID
- a CDS encoding Gfo/Idh/MocA family oxidoreductase; translation: MSQTKPITKAAIVGCNWGMVHLAALQQSGLELSALVDVDLPRAQSLAQQLNIAHACQSLTQVPEVDLVIIATPAISHMQVIEHFSQQAIICEKPLLGLSANQLPANWPKRLWVNYAFNQLESAQLINRLIQPTQGPVRVQLSSQVNLPLKFNLEQWFLETASHPLSWLLHLLGEPRQLSKQTNEQELKLELACGEHRINIDFTLGGAAGIYHQVRVQQGSQQLQLQGHYIPGQAWRFMPVLLNDEPQNQGEYHESDCWLLANQRSTSLIIKHLQGQLSEAELLAQGGFNPTKALWLEQSLLGEKFNSAS